The Coffea eugenioides isolate CCC68of chromosome 8, Ceug_1.0, whole genome shotgun sequence genome has a segment encoding these proteins:
- the LOC113780655 gene encoding geraniol 8-hydroxylase-like: protein MEFSSLLLLSPLLICITSILLHVANRSSNKQKRLPPGPKGLPIIGNLLKIGNRPHESLTGLAKIYGPLMTVRIGCVTTVVASSTDMAREILQKNDQAFLGRSIPDAVTAETDYERSIVWLSGGTKWRKLRKLCNSQVFTTQRLDALQRLRHQMMEDMVHRVSQAGEAGEALYIGNSVFGTTLSSFSNMMFSGDAFDPNSEEAKELKELFRRIMELAAKPNLADFFPVLKPFDPQGIRRDIKCCFDRFQTIIDSKIDGRMKRRASGSQRSGDFLDALLDHSEEHGPDELDCHDVRLLLMDMFVGGTDTTTATVEWALTELIRSPEKMARAKQELIKKVGLGFSVKEQDILQLPYLDAVMKETMRLHPAAPFLLHCAETDVEVCGYIIPKHTQVLVNVWSITKDPAYWKEPTKFQPERFLDTGIDFRGRDLSFIPFGAGRRICPGMPLAARMVKLLLATLVHNFDWKLPNGMEPKDLDMKDKFGLTAEKAEPLAAIPVRVATS from the exons ATGGAGTTCAGTAGTTTACTTCTCCTTTCTCCTCTATTGATCTGTATTACCTCCATCTTGCTTCATGTAGCTAATCGATCAAGCAACAAGCAGAAGAGGCTTCCTCCAGGTCCCAAAGGCCTCCCAATTATTGGGAACCTCCTCAAAATTGGTAACAGACCCCACGAGTCCTTGACTGGCTTGGCCAAAATTTACGGTCCACTCATGACAGTGAGAATTGGCTGCGTCACAACCGTAGTTGCATCTTCAACTGATATGGCTAGAGAAATTCTCCAAAAGAATGATCAGGCCTTCTTGGGCAGGTCAATCCCAGATGCAGTGACTGCAGAAACTGATTACGAACGTTCCATTGTTTGGCTTTCTGGAGGAACAAAGTGGCGAAAGCTTCGAAAACTTTGCAACAGCCAAGTTTTTACCACCCAAAGATTGGACGCATTGCAAAGATTGCGGCATCAGATGATGGAAGACATGGTTCACCGTGTTTCCCAAGCGGGAGAAGCTGGAGAAGCTCTTTATATCGGGAATTCAGTGTTTGGTACAACGTTGAGCTCATTTTCCAATATGATGTTTTCGGGTGACGCGTTTGATCCAAACTCAGAAGAAGCTAAAGAACTAAAAGAGTTGTTTAGGAGGATAATGGAACTTGCTGCAAAGCCAAATCTTGCAGATTTTTTTCCTGTCCTGAAGCCATTTGATCCTCAAGGAATTAGAAGAGATATTAAATGTTGTTTTGATCGTTTTCAAACGATAATTGACAGCAAGATTGATGGTCGCATGAAACGTAGGGCTTCTGGATCACAAAGATCTGGGGATTTCTTGGATGCTCTTCTTGATCACAGTGAAGAACATGGCCCGGATGAACTGGACTGCCATGATGTTAGACTCCTGCTCATG GATATGTTTGTAGGAGGTACAGATACTACCACCGCCACAGTGGAATGGGCATTGACAGAGCTTATTCGCAGCCCAGAGAAAATGGCAAGGGCAAAGCAAGAATTAATCAAAAAAGTTGGCTTAGGATTTAGTGTCAAGGAGCAGGACATCCTTCAACTTCCTTATCTAGATGCAGTCATGAAAGAAACAATGAGGCTTCACCCTGCAGCTCCATTTCTCCTCCATTGTGCCGAGACAGATGTAGAAGTTTGTGGTTATATCATTCCAAAACATACTCAAGTGTTAGTGAATGTATGGTCAATCACGAAGGACCCGGCCTATTGGAAAGAGCCCACCAAATTTCAACCAGAAAGGTTTTTGGATACAGGTATTGACTTCAGGGGCAGGGATTTATCTTTCATCCCTTTTGGTGCGGGACGGCGAATTTGCCCTGGAATGCCACTGGCAGCGAGGATGGTGAAGTTATTGTTGGCTACTCTTGTTCATAATTTTGATTGGAAACTCCCAAATGGTATGGAACCGAAAGATTTGGACATGAAAGATAAGTTTGGGCTTACAGCTGAGAAAGCTGAGCCACTTGCTGCCATTCCTGTGAGGGTTGCAACATCTTGA